The following coding sequences are from one Panthera leo isolate Ple1 chromosome E1, P.leo_Ple1_pat1.1, whole genome shotgun sequence window:
- the DNAJC7 gene encoding dnaJ homolog subfamily C member 7 isoform X3 gives MCPKNASYYGNRAATLMMLGKFREALGDAQQSVRLDDSFVRGHLREGKCHLSLGNAMAACRSFQRALELDHKNAQAQQEFKNANAVIEYEKIAETDFEKRDFRKVVFCMDRALEFAPACHRFKILKAECLAMLGRYPEAQSVASDILRMDSTNADALYVRGLCLYYEDCIEKAVQFFVQALRMAPDHEKACVACRNAKALKAKKEDGNKAFKEGNYKLAYELYTEALGIDPNNIKTNAKLYCNRGTVNSKLRKLDGAIEDCTNAVKLDDTYIKAYLRRAQCYMDTEQYEEAVRDYEKVYQTEKTKEHKQLLKNAQLELKKSKRKDYYKILGVDKNASEDEIKKAYRKRALMHHPDRHSGASAEVQKEEEKKFKEVGEAFTILSDPKKKTRYDSGQDLDEEGMNMGDFDANNIFKAFFGGPGGFSFEASGPGNFFFQFG, from the exons ATGTGTCCTAAAAATGCTAGCTATTATGGGAATCGAGCAGCCACCTTGATGATGCTTGGAAAGTTCCGGGAAGCTCTTGGAGATGCACAGCAGTCCGTGAGGTTGGATGACAGTTTCGTCCGG ggACATCTACGAGAGGGTAAATGCCACCTATCTCTAGGGAATGCCATGGCGGCATGTCGTAGTTTCCAGAGAGCCCTAGAACTGGATCACAAAAATGCTCAGGCACAACAGGAG TTCAAGAATGCTAATGCAGTCATAGAATATGAGAAAATAGCAGAAACGGATTTTGAGAAGCGGGATTTTCGGAAG GTTGTTTTCTGCATGGACCGTGCCCTAGAATTTGCCCCTGCCTGCCATCGCTTCAAAATCCTCAAAGCAGAATGTTTAGCAATGCTAGGTCGTTATCCGGAAGCACAGTCTGTGGCCAG TGACATTCTACGAATGGATTCTACCAACGCAGATGCTCTGTACGTACGAGGTCTTTGCCTTTATTATGAAGATTGTATTGAGAAGGCGGTTCAGTTTTTTGTACAGGCTCTCAGGATGGCTCCTGACCATGAGAAGGCCTGCGTGGCTTGCAGA AATGCCAAAGCActtaaagcaaagaaagaagatgggaataaagcatttaaagaaggaaattacaAGCTAGCCTATGAACTGTACACAGAAGCCCTGGGGATAGACCctaacaatataaaaacaaatgctaaACTCTACTGTAATCGGGGTACGGTTAATTCCAAG CTTAGGAAACTAGATGGTGCAATAGAAGACTGCACAAATGCAGTGAAGCTCGATGACACTTATATAAAAGCCTACTTGAGAAGAGCTCAGTG TTACATGGACACAGAACAGTATGAGGAAGCAGTGCGGGACTATGAAAAAGTGTATCAGACGGAGAAAACAAAAG AACACAAACAGCTCCTAAAAAATGCACAGCTGGAACTGAAGAAGAGTAAGAGGAAAGATTACTACAAAATTCTGGGAGTGGACAAGAATGCCTCTGAGGATGAGATCAAAAAAGCTTACCGGAAACGGGCCTTGATGCACCATCCAG ATCGGCACAGTGGAGCCAGTGCCGAAgttcagaaggaggaggagaaaaagttcAAGGAAGTTGGAGAAGCTTTTACCATCCTCTCTGATCCCAAAAAAAAGACTCGCTATGACAGTGGACAGGACCTGGATGAGGAGGGCATGAATATGGGCG ATTTTGACGCCAACAATATCTTCAAGGCATTCTTTGGCGGTCCTGGGGGCTTCAGCTTTGAAG CATCTGGTCCagggaatttcttttttcaatttggCTAA
- the DNAJC7 gene encoding dnaJ homolog subfamily C member 7 isoform X2 codes for MWKLLRGHSREAESFKEQGNAYYAKKDYNEAYNYYTKAIDMCPKNASYYGNRAATLMMLGKFREALGDAQQSVRLDDSFVRGHLREGKCHLSLGNAMAACRSFQRALELDHKNAQAQQEFKNANAVIEYEKIAETDFEKRDFRKVVFCMDRALEFAPACHRFKILKAECLAMLGRYPEAQSVASDILRMDSTNADALYVRGLCLYYEDCIEKAVQFFVQALRMAPDHEKACVACRNAKALKAKKEDGNKAFKEGNYKLAYELYTEALGIDPNNIKTNAKLYCNRGTVNSKLRKLDGAIEDCTNAVKLDDTYIKAYLRRAQCYMDTEQYEEAVRDYEKVYQTEKTKEHKQLLKNAQLELKKSKRKDYYKILGVDKNASEDEIKKAYRKRALMHHPDRHSGASAEVQKEEEKKFKEVGEAFTILSDPKKKTRYDSGQDLDEEGMNMGDFDANNIFKAFFGGPGGFSFEASGPGNFFFQFG; via the exons ATGTGGAAGTTACTTAGAGGTCATTCCAG ggAAGCAGAGTCTTTCAAGGAACAAGGAAATGCATACTATGCCAAGAAAGATTACAATGAAGCTTATAACTATTATACAAAAGCCATAG ATATGTGTCCTAAAAATGCTAGCTATTATGGGAATCGAGCAGCCACCTTGATGATGCTTGGAAAGTTCCGGGAAGCTCTTGGAGATGCACAGCAGTCCGTGAGGTTGGATGACAGTTTCGTCCGG ggACATCTACGAGAGGGTAAATGCCACCTATCTCTAGGGAATGCCATGGCGGCATGTCGTAGTTTCCAGAGAGCCCTAGAACTGGATCACAAAAATGCTCAGGCACAACAGGAG TTCAAGAATGCTAATGCAGTCATAGAATATGAGAAAATAGCAGAAACGGATTTTGAGAAGCGGGATTTTCGGAAG GTTGTTTTCTGCATGGACCGTGCCCTAGAATTTGCCCCTGCCTGCCATCGCTTCAAAATCCTCAAAGCAGAATGTTTAGCAATGCTAGGTCGTTATCCGGAAGCACAGTCTGTGGCCAG TGACATTCTACGAATGGATTCTACCAACGCAGATGCTCTGTACGTACGAGGTCTTTGCCTTTATTATGAAGATTGTATTGAGAAGGCGGTTCAGTTTTTTGTACAGGCTCTCAGGATGGCTCCTGACCATGAGAAGGCCTGCGTGGCTTGCAGA AATGCCAAAGCActtaaagcaaagaaagaagatgggaataaagcatttaaagaaggaaattacaAGCTAGCCTATGAACTGTACACAGAAGCCCTGGGGATAGACCctaacaatataaaaacaaatgctaaACTCTACTGTAATCGGGGTACGGTTAATTCCAAG CTTAGGAAACTAGATGGTGCAATAGAAGACTGCACAAATGCAGTGAAGCTCGATGACACTTATATAAAAGCCTACTTGAGAAGAGCTCAGTG TTACATGGACACAGAACAGTATGAGGAAGCAGTGCGGGACTATGAAAAAGTGTATCAGACGGAGAAAACAAAAG AACACAAACAGCTCCTAAAAAATGCACAGCTGGAACTGAAGAAGAGTAAGAGGAAAGATTACTACAAAATTCTGGGAGTGGACAAGAATGCCTCTGAGGATGAGATCAAAAAAGCTTACCGGAAACGGGCCTTGATGCACCATCCAG ATCGGCACAGTGGAGCCAGTGCCGAAgttcagaaggaggaggagaaaaagttcAAGGAAGTTGGAGAAGCTTTTACCATCCTCTCTGATCCCAAAAAAAAGACTCGCTATGACAGTGGACAGGACCTGGATGAGGAGGGCATGAATATGGGCG ATTTTGACGCCAACAATATCTTCAAGGCATTCTTTGGCGGTCCTGGGGGCTTCAGCTTTGAAG CATCTGGTCCagggaatttcttttttcaatttggCTAA
- the DNAJC7 gene encoding dnaJ homolog subfamily C member 7 isoform X1 — translation MAAAAECDVVMAATEPELLDDEEAKREAESFKEQGNAYYAKKDYNEAYNYYTKAIDMCPKNASYYGNRAATLMMLGKFREALGDAQQSVRLDDSFVRGHLREGKCHLSLGNAMAACRSFQRALELDHKNAQAQQEFKNANAVIEYEKIAETDFEKRDFRKVVFCMDRALEFAPACHRFKILKAECLAMLGRYPEAQSVASDILRMDSTNADALYVRGLCLYYEDCIEKAVQFFVQALRMAPDHEKACVACRNAKALKAKKEDGNKAFKEGNYKLAYELYTEALGIDPNNIKTNAKLYCNRGTVNSKLRKLDGAIEDCTNAVKLDDTYIKAYLRRAQCYMDTEQYEEAVRDYEKVYQTEKTKEHKQLLKNAQLELKKSKRKDYYKILGVDKNASEDEIKKAYRKRALMHHPDRHSGASAEVQKEEEKKFKEVGEAFTILSDPKKKTRYDSGQDLDEEGMNMGDFDANNIFKAFFGGPGGFSFEASGPGNFFFQFG, via the exons ATGGCGGCTGCCGCGGAGTGCGATGTGGTAATGGCGGCGACCGAGCCAGAGCTGCTCGACGACGAGGAAGCAAAGAG ggAAGCAGAGTCTTTCAAGGAACAAGGAAATGCATACTATGCCAAGAAAGATTACAATGAAGCTTATAACTATTATACAAAAGCCATAG ATATGTGTCCTAAAAATGCTAGCTATTATGGGAATCGAGCAGCCACCTTGATGATGCTTGGAAAGTTCCGGGAAGCTCTTGGAGATGCACAGCAGTCCGTGAGGTTGGATGACAGTTTCGTCCGG ggACATCTACGAGAGGGTAAATGCCACCTATCTCTAGGGAATGCCATGGCGGCATGTCGTAGTTTCCAGAGAGCCCTAGAACTGGATCACAAAAATGCTCAGGCACAACAGGAG TTCAAGAATGCTAATGCAGTCATAGAATATGAGAAAATAGCAGAAACGGATTTTGAGAAGCGGGATTTTCGGAAG GTTGTTTTCTGCATGGACCGTGCCCTAGAATTTGCCCCTGCCTGCCATCGCTTCAAAATCCTCAAAGCAGAATGTTTAGCAATGCTAGGTCGTTATCCGGAAGCACAGTCTGTGGCCAG TGACATTCTACGAATGGATTCTACCAACGCAGATGCTCTGTACGTACGAGGTCTTTGCCTTTATTATGAAGATTGTATTGAGAAGGCGGTTCAGTTTTTTGTACAGGCTCTCAGGATGGCTCCTGACCATGAGAAGGCCTGCGTGGCTTGCAGA AATGCCAAAGCActtaaagcaaagaaagaagatgggaataaagcatttaaagaaggaaattacaAGCTAGCCTATGAACTGTACACAGAAGCCCTGGGGATAGACCctaacaatataaaaacaaatgctaaACTCTACTGTAATCGGGGTACGGTTAATTCCAAG CTTAGGAAACTAGATGGTGCAATAGAAGACTGCACAAATGCAGTGAAGCTCGATGACACTTATATAAAAGCCTACTTGAGAAGAGCTCAGTG TTACATGGACACAGAACAGTATGAGGAAGCAGTGCGGGACTATGAAAAAGTGTATCAGACGGAGAAAACAAAAG AACACAAACAGCTCCTAAAAAATGCACAGCTGGAACTGAAGAAGAGTAAGAGGAAAGATTACTACAAAATTCTGGGAGTGGACAAGAATGCCTCTGAGGATGAGATCAAAAAAGCTTACCGGAAACGGGCCTTGATGCACCATCCAG ATCGGCACAGTGGAGCCAGTGCCGAAgttcagaaggaggaggagaaaaagttcAAGGAAGTTGGAGAAGCTTTTACCATCCTCTCTGATCCCAAAAAAAAGACTCGCTATGACAGTGGACAGGACCTGGATGAGGAGGGCATGAATATGGGCG ATTTTGACGCCAACAATATCTTCAAGGCATTCTTTGGCGGTCCTGGGGGCTTCAGCTTTGAAG CATCTGGTCCagggaatttcttttttcaatttggCTAA
- the NKIRAS2 gene encoding NF-kappa-B inhibitor-interacting Ras-like protein 2, translated as MGKSCKVVVCGQASVGKTSILEQLLYGNHVVGSEMIETQEDIYVGSIETDRGVREQVRFYDTRGLRDGAELPRHCFSCTDGYVLVYSTDSRESFQRVELLKKEIDKSKDKKEVTIVVLGNKCDLQEQRRVDPDVAQHWAKSEKVKLWEVSVADRRSLLEPFVYLASKMTQPQSKSAFPLSRKNKGSGSLDG; from the exons ATGGGGAAGAGCTGCAAGGTGGTCGTGTGTGGTCAAGCATCTGTGGGCAAAACTTCAATCCTGGAGCAGCTTCTATATGGGAACCATGTAGTAG GTTCTGAGATGATTGAGACACAGGAAGACATCTACGTGGGCTCCATTGAGACCGACCGGGGGGTGCGGGAGCAGGTGCGTTTCTACGACACCCGGGGGCTCCGGGATGGGGCCGAGCTACCCCGGCACTGCTTCTCCTGCACTGACGGCTATGTCCTGGTCTACAGCACGGATAGCCGAGAGTCCTTTCAGCGTGTAGAGCTGCTCAAGAAGGAGATCGACAAATCCAAGGACAAGAAGGAG gtCACCATCGTGGTCCTTGGCAACAAGTGTGACCTACAGGAGCAGCGGCGTGTAGACCCAGACGTGGCTCAGCACTGGGCCAAGTCCGAGAAGGTGAAGCTGTGGGAGGTATCTGTGGCTGACCGCCGCTCTCTGCTGGAGCCCTTCGTCTACCTGGCCAGCAAGATGACCCAGCCCCAGAGCAAGTCTGCTTTCCCCCTCAGCCGCAAGAACAAGGGCAGCGGCTCCTTGGATGGCTGA